In Fragaria vesca subsp. vesca linkage group LG5, FraVesHawaii_1.0, whole genome shotgun sequence, the genomic stretch TCTCTGAAACTGATTGTCTTCATCTTTCTTCACTGTTTGTACCCAATTTACAAGATCTGAAATGAAGCAAAGCTGCTTCTTCTCCTCATCCATAAATCTCTGCATCCTCATCTTCTTTCTCATATCGGGAAACCTCATTTGCCTGTTATCGTCGGTCGCCATTCAGCAAAGAAAAAACAAACGAATTGGATTTTAGTGGGCCATGACTCGTCTAGGCGGTCTGGGCCTTGGTGGGCTTAGACGGGCTAGGGGATCAACCATTTTAAAACATAAAAACGACTAGTCGTCTCTCCCTGTCTTCAAGGTTTTGAGTCTCGTCTGGGCCGCACACCAGCTGCGTTTTCTCCTAAAGTACTTGTATCGGTTCTGTTCACTCCAATCCATGCTTCTGCTCAATCAAGCTTTGAACATTATGAAACTAATTCTGAGTTGGATATTGAAGAGGTTTTAAGAAAAGAGGGTTTAAGAAATGGGTAGCAAGCCTGCAAGCCACTGCAGCCGGTGCAGCGACATAATATTGTTCATTCAAATTAAACTGTAATTGGTTCGTAGAATCGTAGTGCCCAACTAACCTCCTTGTGAACATAGTCTGATTGATGCCTAGTCCAGGTCCAGAGTGTTCAGTCTTTGAGGTCCCTGTTCTTCCTGGTTCGGACTTGCTACAACTTCACCGCAGCATTGGACTTTCTATGAGCTTTCGTCGAAAGAAATTTACTTGTATACTTTTTCATGTATTGTTGAGGTAATGAGAATAGTTTAGCAACCGTAGTTCATGAAATACAGACTAGATACGAGAATTAATGAAATCTAGATATTTATGCAGACTGCAGAGGCTAGCTAATCTCAATGGACAACATTGTCTCTTGTATCACTGTCTGAAGAGTCAAAACCTCAAGTCTTTCTATTGCTGGTCAATGATGAACGTGAGAAGGAAACTACCTCATCTACTCTTAAGTTTCCAAGTATATTCTCTCTTTCTAGGACTTCTAGCTAGCTAGCATACTACCAAATGTATTTATCAATAACAAGCTGAGAAAACTCTTCAACAGTTTGTTGTGGTTTTTGTTCAGCTGAGAATTCTAGGATGGCTCCAGTCACTTTGTTTATTTCATTTCTTCTCACTAGTTTTGCTGTTCTTCACTCTGCTCAAGAAGACAGAAACTACACACGTTGTCAACCCTACTTATGTAATGATGTATTTGGCAGCCTCTCTTTCCCCTTCAAGTCTAAGGAACAACCTCCCGAATGCGGATTGTATTCTGTTGATTGTTCTGAAGTGCCTCCGAAGATCCAACTTAAAGAGGGAGGATACTGGCATGAAATTACAAGCCTCTCCAACAATACTATTTCGAATGTTTCAGTGATCATTAGCGAAGAGCTTCGAGAGCGCTTAGTAAGTAATCCTTGCGATGATGAGAACATTGGGAAATTAAGTCTTACCAGCCCTTCTCCAGCATTTAAAGTGTCCGTCACACACGATCAGACCCTGTTAAAATGCAGCAATCCCCTGAACACAACTTCTTATAAGGATCTTAAATTCGGCTGCAAGAGTGGTCCTCTCCATCGTTATTATTACTATTATATTTCTTCCAACTCTGTACCAGGTCCTTCGCCTCCGTCACAGTGCTCAGTTGTTTGGCTCCCTCTTCTTACGGGTTGGAATCTTTCGAATCAACCTTCCTCTAATTTCGCTCCTGATTTCATCTCTCCTAACTTCAGCCTTCAAGTGACAGTACCCAAAGAATGTTGTGAATGCATTGCAACAGGAGGCATTTGCCAGGTACACGAGGAAGAAACAGAAACTACTTGTTTACCTGCACCAAGTCCACCAACAGGTACAACTACACAAGTTTAGTCGCCAAAAAATCAACCTTTGTTCTTTCTATGTCATGCCTTTGCAATTTCGTTGATCCAAAGAGTTTTCATATGATTGTCATCTGTTTTTGTTGTCTTCTTTTCTTATCTAACAAGTAACAACCGTTTTACCTGCAGGAGGAAACTTGCAGCTGAAGCTAGGACTAGGTAAGAACAATATCTCTTCAATTGAAATCTATTTCATTCAACTCGATTAATTAAACAGTATCATGTCATGATATGAAAAGCTTTGAATAACACCATAGTTCTTTCCAATATGAATTGTCACTAAGAGCTTGTAAGCTGTAACTGAGCATATTCTCGTCCCCATGATCCCTGGCTAAAGGTTTTAAAAGCATCTGTTGTTAGCTTTCGGCACTAGAAGGCAGTAAACTGTAGTAAATACTGGGAGTAGAAAATCTAGCCACATCCCAATCCCAGATCAAACTCAACTGTCTCCTTCAAGCAACCAGTGTAATAAACTATGAAGGGTATTTTATTCCATTCTTTAGTCATCTGCTTCAAAATTCATCTTTCTCATTTGCATAAATTTGTGATTTCTTTTCTTTGATCAGCTGGTGGATTAGTTGGTCTCCTAGTCCTAGTACTGGTTGTACTTTGCTGCTTAAGGAGAAAGTTAGCGTCTTCTAGATTTATTTTCTTTTGGAAGAAGCAAAACCAAAATCTGGAGGCCATTCTATCAAACTATGGACTACTTCAAGTTAAAAGATACAGCTATTTCGATGTTAAGAAGATGACCAATTCTTTTGAAGAAAAATTAGGACAGGGCGGATATGGTGGTGTATATAAAGGAAAATTAAAAGACGGCTCTCTGGTAGCGGTGAAGGTCTTAAACAGATCAAAAGGTAATGGAGAGGATTTTATGAACGAAGTTGCAGCTATTAGTAGAACTTCCCATGTCAACGTTGTCAGTTTGTTGGGGTTTTGTTTCGAGGGCTCAAAGAGAGCACTCATTTATGAGTTCATGCCTAATGGATCTCTCGAGAAGTTCATATATGATGCAAATAACCCGCAAAAGGATCATCACTTGGGATGGGAAGCACTGGAACAAATTTCACTTGGCATTGCTCGAGGCCTAGAGTACTTGCATCGTGGCTGCAACACAAGAATTTTGCATTTCGACATCAAGCCTCATAACATTCTTCTTGATGAGAACTTCTCACCAAAAATCTCTGATTTCGGCCTTGCAAAAATATGTGACAGGAAAGAGAGTATTGTGTCAATGTTGTATGCAAGAGGTACCGCTGGATACATCGCTCCAGAGGTGTTCTGTAGAAGTTTTGGAGGGGTCTCGCACAAATCGGATGTGTATAGTTATGGAATGATGCTTTCGGAGATGGCTGGGGGAAGAAGGAACATCAATGTTGAAGCTGAAAATACTAGTGAGATATACTTTCCACACTGGGTTTACAAGCGTCTTGAATTGGACGAGGAACTTGGCCTGCAGAGTATCCAAAGTGAGGAAGACAAAGTACGAGCAAGAAAGTTGATAATAGTAAGCTTGTGGTGCATACAGACTGATCCCTCAAACCGACCAGCGATGAAAGAAGTGATAGAAATGCTTGAAGGGAGTGTGGAGTCCTTGAAGATACCACCCAAGCCCTACTTGTCTTCTCCTGCAAAATCCCCTGCAGTGGCAGATTCTTCTAGTACATTGGTATCAATACAATAAGAACTCTGCATTTTACTAGTAACATTCGATGTATTTTATTCGTCATGTCTCATTTCTTGATCCACTCTGGACTATAAGAATTACAATGGATGAAAATGAATTTGCATTCATTCTAGTTCAAGATGACCTTCAAATCTGAATGGCATCTTTTGCAGCTATATTTATTTCACTGTTACACACCCATAGCGGTTTCTAATTTATCATTGTGCATCATCTTGAGTTTTTTGAGAAATGTAGGGTACTTTGTCATTACATAGGGAAGAACCACAAGATGACTCATAAGAGCAAACACACTCATTTTAGATGGGTTAGACTAATCCTCAACCCGGGTTAATACACTATTTATCCATATCAGTCTTTAATCTTTGGTTTGATAATACAATAACAAGATTAATACAAAGACCAATTAATATTCACATTATATAAAGTATATATTGCTTTTTAATATGATCCGTCAGATCTTGATCTGAATGGTCCATATTAATTTACCATTGGAGGAAATGTGTCAGCCTCATGTGCAAGATTTGTCCCTTATATGCAAGTTGATGACCTGATGTCATGTGGGCTCGGTTGAAAAATTGGTCTGGGGTAAGAGATGGGTTACATCTCAACCCAAGTCATGGTTTAGCTAGGTAAGTCCTGCATTGGGCCCAGCTTTAACCTAGACTAATTTTCTACCGGTGGATGCAGTTTTTGGTCTAACCCATACAATTGGACTCTTGCTGCATTTGCTCTGAGAAATGTATTAGTGCAGAACGACGGTTAGTTTTTAGCCCTTCCTACTTTTTAATGTTTGACCTCCCGACCCGACTGGGCCCATGAAACCTCGAACCGCCTACCCGCATCCCTTATCTGCCTAGCCCGCATAAGCCCAATATGGGCACAGCCCACTGTTCGTTTTAGTTTTAATTGGTGGACCCTCGACCCGCGTGGACCACGCCACCTCGAACCGCCTAGGCCCACCACGTGTCCGCCTACCCGCATAATACACATTCCGACCTAATTTTTTAATTTTTTTAATCCCGTTCAGAAGAAGAAGAAGCTGAATCTCAGCCGTGGAATGACTTCCATCATCTGGGAAGTTGTTCAAGGTCTCCAACTCTTTGAATCAATTTATGTTCTGGATAGTTTTTCGGGTTCGATTTGGATGTCTTCAAGGAACTTATGATTCATACTGAATAGGTTTTGAGTAGAAGCTTTATGGGTAGCAAGCGACAGTGGAGGCTAGTGTGGTTTCGATTTCAACTCGTATCATTTCAGCTGTTTCTGCCCAGATAGGCCCTCATATTACTCAAAATTACTCAAAATTAAACCCCTCTAATTAACCATAAGGCCATCATTATCAAATGATAACCACCCTGGAAATATAGGTTCGAGGAAATTGTCATTGGGGTCAACTCCAGATACTGCTTTAGCTTGGGATCTCATATAGATAAACAACCAAACACAAAGAGCCAGAGAGGTCAGTCTATTAATTAGAAGTGTTTCCATATTCAATATTTTTTTCGAGTCAAGTACACTGTTGACAGTGACATTAAGTAGTATATTTGGAAGAAATATTGAGGAGCAGGTAAGGAATCCAAGCATAGCCCAAGTCTGGTAATGGTTGTTGATCATCAGTTGTTATTTTTTCTGTTAAGAGAGAATGAGGAATAGTCGTTCTGCTTTGCTAATTTTCTCTGTTCTGAGTCATATCCTGGTTGTTCAATATGTTGAGGGGAAGGAGACTTGTCCATCCTACTACTGTAATGAGATAGTAGGCAATATTCATTTCCCTTTCAAGAATAGTTCGCATCCTCCTGAATGCGGGCTGTACACAATCGATTGCTCCAACCCTTCTCGTCCGAAGATCCAACTGATAGAGGGAGGATACTGGCATGACCTTGATAGCATTTCTCAAACAAATACAATTAATATCAACGACAGAGAGCTACTAAGCCCCTTGCCAATAGATCACTGCAGTGATGAAGTTCTCATGGATATGAGTCTTCCCACCCCCTCTCCACTCTTTGATCTATTGTACACACACAATCTGACCCTCTTCAAATGTAACCTGGCTCTGGAAACTCCTGGTACAGATCTAACCTTAGGCTGCCTCAATACTAAGCATACTTATTATACTTCATACAAAAAAAGTATACCAATTCCGTTACCACCATGTTCAATCTCTCATATTCCCATCCTTCCCGATAAATCTACTCTTCTAGCATTGACTACTGAGTTCTCCCTTCAAGTGCAAGTAACCAAGGAATGTTACCTATGTTATGAAAGCAGACGAGGCACATGTCTG encodes the following:
- the LOC101291057 gene encoding probable receptor-like protein kinase At1g67000-like, with amino-acid sequence MAPVTLFISFLLTSFAVLHSAQEDRNYTRCQPYLCNDVFGSLSFPFKSKEQPPECGLYSVDCSEVPPKIQLKEGGYWHEITSLSNNTISNVSVIISEELRERLVSNPCDDENIGKLSLTSPSPAFKVSVTHDQTLLKCSNPLNTTSYKDLKFGCKSGPLHRYYYYYISSNSVPGPSPPSQCSVVWLPLLTGWNLSNQPSSNFAPDFISPNFSLQVTVPKECCECIATGGICQVHEEETETTCLPAPSPPTAGGLVGLLVLVLVVLCCLRRKLASSRFIFFWKKQNQNLEAILSNYGLLQVKRYSYFDVKKMTNSFEEKLGQGGYGGVYKGKLKDGSLVAVKVLNRSKGNGEDFMNEVAAISRTSHVNVVSLLGFCFEGSKRALIYEFMPNGSLEKFIYDANNPQKDHHLGWEALEQISLGIARGLEYLHRGCNTRILHFDIKPHNILLDENFSPKISDFGLAKICDRKESIVSMLYARGTAGYIAPEVFCRSFGGVSHKSDVYSYGMMLSEMAGGRRNINVEAENTSEIYFPHWVYKRLELDEELGLQSIQSEEDKVRARKLIIVSLWCIQTDPSNRPAMKEVIEMLEGSVESLKIPPKPYLSSPAKSPAVADSSSTLVSIQ